The genomic stretch aaatgatggattaattaggcttaatagattcgtctcaggaattagcctccatctgtataattatttttataattagatcatatttgatccttctaattagccttcaaatattcgatgtgacatgaattttagtcagACTAAAAAAACAAACACCCTCTTTTTGAGCGCGACATCTCGAGGGATTTGATTTGAGTGTTTCCTCCTCTTCTGTTCTCCATCCGGGAGTAGTTAGATTACCTGGATGCCTTCCTAGATACAAACAAATCCACGCCAAATCAAGCACACGTAAACAGACAGACCAGCGCATCGACCACCTAAGCACgccatgaatttttttttctctcttcgcCTTCCCTCTAGCCAAACACACGCCGTGTAATGTAATCCCGTTCGTCGCTGAGCTGCGGCCGGGCGCATGCAGAGCTCGCGTTGACGGCATTGATCGGCAGGTGCAGAACGAACGCCGAAGCATCGAGCAAGCCAAAGAGCAGCGGCGAGGATGAACGCGCCgccgggcgacggcggcggcggcagcgcgcacGGCATCTTCGGGGCGAGCGGCATCAGCGGGTTCGGCTACGGCGTGGGCGTCTccgtcggcatcctcctcgtcGTCTCCACCATCGCGCTCGCCGTCTACTTCTGCACCCGCACCTCcatgcccgtcgccgccgcagccggaggaggcggcggcttcgcGCCCGGGCCGCATCGCTCCGGCGAGGGCGACGTCGAGCGGGGCATCGACGAGGCCACGCTCGAGACGTTCCCGGCGGTGGCGTACGCGGAGGCGAGGAAGGCGACGCCggcagcgcagcagcagcaggcgtgCTGCCCCGTCTGCCTCGACAgctacggcgacggcgacgtggtCCGGGTGCTCCCCGACTGCGGCCACCTGTTCCACCGCGCCTGCGTCGACCCGTGGCTCCGGCAGCGGCCCACGTGCCCCGTCTGCCGGACCTCGCCGATGCCGAGCCCCATGCCCACGCCGCTCGCCGAGGTCACGCCGCTCGCCTTAGCAAGGCAGTCCTGAGGGTTCGTGTGCCGCCTTCTTATAGCACTCTGCTTCGTTTCTTACTCGGCTTATATTGGCGATGCATTTCGATCGTGCACAGTAGGGGTGCAATTAGGGTGCGATCAGCTTGATCAGGAGATTCGGAATTTGTGTAGATTAGGGGGTGTAGATTTGAGTAGAATGTAGAAAGTTAAAgagtttcttttttctgtttgAAGAATTTGAAATTTGATCACTTTACATTTCATCTTACACAGGGGGGGTTGATGAATGTGCAGAAAATTTGCTCAAAAGATGTTTTCCGTCATCCCAGAATATAAATGTGCAAATAAATCTTGTTAGTGGCCCCTAAAAAAATGGAACTTTTGTTCTCTGCCATTACAAATTTTGCATGAAAGCAAGTTCTAGTTTTCCATGTCCCATAAGATAAACAGTCATACTAATCTGTGTTATGTAACAGCAGTCAGAAAGCTCCTGCCCAACATCTTGAAATTTTCAGAACACAAATTACATTCTCTTTTGACTCTTAACCTTTTCACAAAATCTTACCACTTTGGTTACTCTTTTGACACCAACAAATTCCGAATATCACCCAAAAAAAACATCAAGCACTTCTCTACAAGTAATGACGAAATCACAACAAAGATGATGCAGAAAGACGCAGGTAGTACTGCGCAGCCGGCTGCGCAGATTATCCGCAACTGGCTTCGACCCCAAGCCGCTCGACCTTCCCCTGCAAGTACCTGACGATCTGGGGAATGGAGACGACGGCGCCACCGTCGTCGCCACCGTGCCCGTGCCTGGTGCAGAGCCTCGCGACGATGACGAGGTCCCTGAGCTCCCTGGCGTCGTAGACGCCGCCGAGGTCGGCGTCCACCATCCTGTGCATGGAGCCGGCGAACCCGGGCTCCTGCACCCACCGCacgagctcgccgtcgccgccgggggACTGCCCCGTCACCAGCTCCAGCACCAGCACGCCGTACTGGAACACCAGCCCCGCCCGCCTCTCCTCAACCTGGTCTGAACAAGAACAATTTTCAAGAAGGTGAGAGCAGTGCAAAATTGGGAGGAATTTGGAGGGTTTTGCGTGGATTGCAGTTGAACTGTTGAAGTTTGCGCCGCGGAAACCTTGGAAGGATTCTGTTGTTGGGAGCTTCATGTCGTGGCTGATCACACTCACGTCGGATAGCTGGAAATGGTTCGTAACTTCATATTCAGAATGCGCATTGTGCACAAGATGCGCAGTGAGAAACTGAGAGTCGATCTCACCTTGGCGACGAAGTTGGCGTCCATGAGCACGTTGCCGGAGTTGACGGCCACATGGAACACCGGGGGATCGCAGAAGTAGTAGAGGTATTCCTGAAACCAGGTCAGGTTCAGAAACCGAATCTGTCAGTATCACTAATCAGGAGGATTCAGTGTGGTTAATCCCAATCCCAAGTTTTCTGTCAGCTTAATCTGAGGAATTTCGAAGTGTGGTTTTACCAGTGCTGCTGCAATATCAATGGCGACCTGCAACCTTGTCCGCCAGTCCAACGGCGTCCTGAGAGGATCTGTCACTCAAGAGACATCAGCGCCGAGGCGACGTAATTTCTGAAGAAGAACTTGGAACATGTCTGTCTGTCAGTTACCGTGGAGGCACTCTTTCAGGCTCCTGTTCTCCATGTGATCGAAGACCAGGAACCTGAGTGAGACATCCAGCATCGTCATCAGAACAGCAGCCAGTTTCCGCTGACAACAACCCTGACACGAACAGagcgtggaggaggaagaaggggtgaGGAGCTGTTACCTGGCGTGGTGGGCCTCGGCGAAGCCGCGGAGCCTGACGACGTGGCGGTGGTTGAGGCGcgccagcagctgcagctccagGTAGAAGGCGgccttcccgccgccgctcccctgctGCTCGTCGTCCCGGGAGcggccggagccggcggcgcgcctgacggtggcgacgaggccgccggcgaaCCGCGCCCTgtacgccgtcgccgcgccgcggggCCCGCCGGCCTCGAGCACCGCGGTGAAGCCTTTGGTGGCCGCCTCGATCTCCCTGGGCGTGAACCTCCTCACGAACGGCAGGGTGCCTGAAACATGTTGCAGCTGGTGGGAGGTGGAAGCGGCCAAGAGCTTGGTAGGGGGACCGAAGAGTGGGAGAGTGGCGTACGCGTGCCGCCTCCtaggcagaggcggcggcggaggcaaaCCCCCATGCTCCTGCTCCCCCGAAGAGAGGATGTGGCAGCCGACAGCGGCGCGCACCGGGATCGGCGGCGCGCCGTCAGAGTCAGAGGCCCTGCGGCGTCCAGAGCAGAGCAGGGAAGCGCAGGCGGCTGCAGATGCGACGCGGATTGGATGCCGGGCTGGCTGGCCGGcctggtgatgatgatgatgaatggATGGGCCGGCAAAGGACCGTCCGGTTGTTTTCTTGCTGTTGTTTAcggcggagctggagctggagctctgCAGGAGTACGGACTACGGAGGCAGGGAAGATGAGCGATCCTCCCTCTCAGCACCTCTCTCATCCACTGACGACTTGTCTAATGGCCTTCTTAATGAGTTCATCAGCGAGCACGAATCCCGGGAAAGAGGGGCACTAACACTAACAGCGAGTTAATGCTAGGGCTGGTGAAAACTAATCCCATTTGTCGGCCCCCCATGATGCCGTGTTCAGCTCCTGCCTTCCACTGCGCGCAGTGGCTCTCAAGTTTCGCATCAGGAAAAGGCTCCTGCCGGCTTTTCGCTTGGGCCCCTTCCAAAGCTGCACCGCATGCTCCGACCTGTACAGATCGCcattctttatttcttttgtttttgcaaaGATGGCACAAATATCATCCAGCAAAAGCTGCTGATTTCACCAACAATACTCGCgcagaaaacaaaaaaataaaaataaaatgcagCTCATGGTTTGCAGTGAATGTTGGGGGGTTAGTTTCTTAGCCAGTCATACCAGTGAAACAGCCTTGATTCTGAGTCTCTCTTGGGTACAGAAATTAAGCCATCCATGCGTGATGCGTACAGCCACGGTAGCGGTGGCCGCACCAGAGATCACACTGGAGAATCAGAATCTTTCCACAGTGCAGTTCTTCGCCCGCGCTCGCTGCTGTTCGTTCTACCTCCCGCCGACCACGTACGAGTTCCAGAGCCTCCGCCTCCGTGGACGAAGACGAATTTCGCCGGAATTGCAGTCGGCAAAGGGACACGAGAAGAGCTAATGACTACGACTTTTTGTGTAAAGTGCTCTCTACGTCGGGCATATAGGGTACGATTGGTTGGGTGCCCATTCCAAAATCATGGCATGGCTAGAAATTTTGACGATCAATTGGTTCATGACCAAGAATTGGCATGCCAATGTTTATAGCCAAATTTAAGGCAAGTCACTAGAAACTTCTTGAAACTCAAAAGTATGAAAAGTATTGGTTGCCATACATTGGCACCAAACGAAATGGGTATCAAAATTTCTTACTCTAACTCTAGCATGCCCTGATTTTGGCGAGCCTAGATTTTGGCATGCCCTGATTTTGGCCTGACAAGAATTGGAATCCAACCCATCATGCTCATATGCTTTGCTTGAGGTTACAAAGATGTTTTGGCGCTACTACCATGCTTGCAAACATAGGGACATGAAAAATTATAAAggaaatatggatgaaaaatcATCTATGCAACGCATGacatttgttaaaaaaaattgtttcaaaaAACCTATGCGAATGATGAATTTGAGTACGAACAGAAAATTTGATTAGTTGTGATGCAACAATATCATGCGTGACACAAGTATCCTTGCCCAGCACCCGATTGAGAGCTTTGCTGACGGTATTTTATCTAGGTAAACGCTGTGGTGCCCCGGTGCAAATATTTCTTTGTGGTTGCTGCACCATGACCGCCTGCCCTCCGCAGCCCTCCCGCACTCCCGAAATATCATTGATTCCCCCACTCTGTCCCTTTCGCGGCGCCCATGAAGATCAAGACACCACCATTGCGTGGCTGATTTGGAAAGTCCGCAATGCGCTTGTGTTCCAAGGTCAGCACGTATCACCGGGTGCCTGTGCGCGCGCTGTTGCCGCGGATACCAACTTATGGGTGCACAGGGTGCGGCACCCAAACCACTGCTTCTTGCTTAAAAATATGGAGTACACAGCTTTGTAACATACCCTAAGCATCCATGTATTCCTTCCCTCCCCCTCTTCGCAAAATTGTACACAACAATCTCGCGTATTATTATAAATGTTCAGACCGGCTTCTTGCACGCCGTAgttctaaaaaaaaaacttcaaacCATATGTGCAAAAGCTGTCACACGTGTGATATGTGCACAAAGGTAGGGTAATCCAGGGTTTGGTGTTGCAAAAatgattttaaattttttataccCTTTTCACACCATGTAAACTAACTACTTCTACTTGGTCTAGTTGTTCGAATTCTTTCAACTTAAAAACCCAGCATTTCAATATGGTTGGCAAGCAACAGATATCTCCCGTTGGCACGAAATACACAAATACCACATATTTAGTTCCAActtttttcatataaaaaaattaacgtgcgcccctccctcccttctaaGTTCTAAACAGTTTTACATCAAAGTAGCTCGAGAAAGCCAACTACTTAGTTGACCTGAATGATTCCAAAATCCAAACGAAATTGAAAAGCCAACCACTTCAGGTTCGATGCCTTAGCCCACAAAAACTTATAATCCCCTTCTATTATATATTTGAATTTGTAGACACCTCCACGCCGGTGCAGAAGTAAATtcatccaaatttttttttcaaggaaTGAATTTAGCCAAACTTCCATGTCGTAACGTAGCTCGAAGAAATGGATGAAAGCACAACGCAAAGTATCCTGGCTCTGTTTGTTAATTAATTAGTTTTTGATGGTGTTAGCCGCAAAACCTTTTCCGGAATTAACCGAGAAAATACCATTAGTTTTTTTACCGGGCCCACAAGTCAGTCTCCCGGCCACCGACCAATCCTCATCCAAATCCCCAAAGTCAAAAGGCCACGCGAGACTTCCAAGATAAAATTCGTCGAAGAAGCCGAGCTCGCCCGAACTCTCTTCCCCCCACCGGCCCACC from Setaria italica strain Yugu1 chromosome II, Setaria_italica_v2.0, whole genome shotgun sequence encodes the following:
- the LOC101772483 gene encoding probable receptor-like protein kinase At1g49730, translating into MGVCLRRRLCLGGGTRTLPFVRRFTPREIEAATKGFTAVLEAGGPRGAATAYRARFAGGLVATVRRAAGSGRSRDDEQQGSGGGKAAFYLELQLLARLNHRHVVRLRGFAEAHHARFLVFDHMENRSLKECLHDPLRTPLDWRTRLQVAIDIAAALEYLYYFCDPPVFHVAVNSGNVLMDANFVAKLSDVSVISHDMKLPTTESFQDQVEERRAGLVFQYGVLVLELVTGQSPGGDGELVRWVQEPGFAGSMHRMVDADLGGVYDARELRDLVIVARLCTRHGHGGDDGGAVVSIPQIVRYLQGKVERLGVEASCG
- the LOC101772887 gene encoding RING-H2 finger protein ATL70-like — protein: MNAPPGDGGGGSAHGIFGASGISGFGYGVGVSVGILLVVSTIALAVYFCTRTSMPVAAAAGGGGGFAPGPHRSGEGDVERGIDEATLETFPAVAYAEARKATPAAQQQQACCPVCLDSYGDGDVVRVLPDCGHLFHRACVDPWLRQRPTCPVCRTSPMPSPMPTPLAEVTPLALARQS